In a genomic window of Aeromonas veronii:
- a CDS encoding Trm112 family protein — translation MALDIKLLDIIACPVCKGKLHYHPQSNKAVHELVCRFDKLAYPLEEGIPVLLENRARPLNSDELPS, via the coding sequence TTGGCTTTGGACATCAAGTTGCTCGACATCATCGCCTGCCCGGTCTGCAAGGGTAAGCTGCACTATCATCCGCAATCTAACAAGGCAGTTCATGAGCTGGTCTGCCGCTTTGACAAGCTGGCCTATCCGCTGGAAGAGGGGATCCCGGTGCTGCTGGAGAATCGAGCCCGTCCGCTCAATAGCGATGAGCTGCCGTCATGA
- the lpxK gene encoding tetraacyldisaccharide 4'-kinase — MLQQLWFGKSGWHWLLAPFALLFAIISGTRRYAYRHGWRKGYRSSLPVMVVGNISVGGNGKTPVVVWLVEQLQARGYRPGVVSRGYGGKAPHYPYRLDAASTPAQAGDEPVLIARRCGCPVVVAPKRADAVRLLEQSGEVDIIITDDGLQHYALARDIELVVVDGARRFGNACLLPMGPLREPVTRLKRVDAIICNGGEPGKGEYPMQLVADTPRRVCDDAPLAAPLSGPVDALAGIGHPPRFFATLEGLGYQLEQQVAYGDHHPFDRDELLGRFARKPLLMTEKDAVKCRSFALETWWYLPVSAELPASLLDTLLHKLGSMAPSRAKEQG, encoded by the coding sequence ATGCTGCAACAGCTCTGGTTCGGTAAAAGTGGCTGGCACTGGTTGCTGGCCCCTTTTGCCCTGCTGTTCGCCATCATCAGTGGCACCCGCCGCTATGCCTATCGTCACGGCTGGCGCAAGGGGTATCGCTCCTCCTTGCCGGTGATGGTGGTGGGCAATATTTCGGTGGGGGGCAATGGCAAGACGCCGGTAGTGGTCTGGCTGGTGGAGCAGTTGCAAGCTCGTGGCTATCGCCCCGGGGTGGTGAGCCGTGGTTATGGCGGCAAGGCGCCCCATTATCCGTATCGGCTCGATGCCGCCAGCACTCCGGCGCAGGCGGGTGATGAGCCGGTATTGATTGCCCGACGCTGCGGCTGTCCGGTAGTGGTAGCCCCGAAACGGGCCGATGCGGTACGACTGCTGGAGCAAAGCGGTGAGGTGGATATCATCATCACCGACGATGGCCTGCAGCACTATGCGCTGGCCCGCGACATTGAGCTAGTGGTGGTGGATGGTGCCCGCCGTTTTGGCAACGCCTGCTTGCTGCCGATGGGACCGCTGCGCGAGCCGGTCACTCGCCTCAAACGGGTGGATGCCATCATCTGTAACGGCGGCGAGCCGGGCAAGGGGGAATACCCCATGCAACTGGTTGCCGACACCCCGCGTCGGGTGTGCGACGATGCGCCGCTGGCCGCTCCCTTGTCGGGGCCGGTCGATGCGTTGGCTGGGATTGGTCATCCACCTCGCTTCTTTGCCACCCTCGAAGGGCTCGGCTACCAGCTGGAGCAGCAGGTTGCCTACGGCGATCATCACCCCTTCGATCGGGATGAGCTGCTGGGTCGCTTTGCCCGCAAGCCGCTGCTGATGACCGAGAAGGATGCGGTCAAGTGCCGCTCGTTTGCTCTCGAAACCTGGTGGTATCTGCCGGTCAGCGCCGAGTTGCCAGCATCTCTGCTCGATACCCTGCTGCACAAACTCGGTTCGATGGCGCCCTCCCGTGCGAAAGAACAAGGTTAA
- the msbA gene encoding lipid A ABC transporter ATP-binding protein/permease MsbA — translation MQQETSQESWPIFKRLLGYVRDRKLGLVGGIIGMLGYAAVDTTFVYSIKPLIDQGINGNDSTVLKWMPFFVLGIVALRGVANFLSNYCMAWVGNHVVMRLQQQVFNHMVAMPMSFFDRQNTGHLLSKVTYDASQVSSAASTTLVTLVREGATVVGLLGLMFWHSWQLSVIFLVVGPLVGIIIGLISRRFRKISRHIQQAVGDITTSTEQMLKGHKEVLMFGGQKVEEKRFFQVSNNMRQQTMKMVAADAIGSPVVQMVASIALAAFLYVATIDSVRSTLTAGTFTVMITSMMMLLKPLKSLTDVNNQFQRAITACHSLFGLLDSEPEQDSGTRTLERARGEIEFRNVTFTYPTKETPALHNVSFKVEAGKSVALVGRSGSGKSTIASLLTRFYDIDQGEILLDGINIREYKLSELRKQYALVSQHVHLFNDSVASNIAYAAEDKYSRDQIVQAARIAHADEFVSKMPLGYDTVVGENGASLSGGQRQRVAIARALLRDAPVLLLDEATSALDTESERHIQAAIDELCKARTSLVIAHRLSTIEKADEILVIDEGHIVERGNHEALTAQRGTYAQLRAIQFGNHAQGTQS, via the coding sequence ATGCAACAAGAAACCTCACAAGAGAGCTGGCCAATATTCAAACGCCTGCTCGGTTATGTCCGTGATCGCAAGTTGGGCCTGGTCGGTGGCATCATCGGGATGTTGGGCTACGCCGCCGTGGATACCACCTTTGTCTACTCCATCAAGCCGCTGATCGATCAGGGCATTAATGGTAACGACAGCACTGTATTGAAATGGATGCCCTTCTTCGTCCTCGGCATCGTGGCCCTGCGCGGTGTTGCCAACTTTCTTTCCAACTACTGCATGGCCTGGGTCGGCAACCACGTGGTGATGCGTCTGCAACAGCAGGTGTTCAACCACATGGTGGCGATGCCGATGAGCTTCTTCGACCGTCAGAACACCGGTCATCTGCTCTCCAAGGTGACCTATGACGCCAGTCAGGTCTCTTCGGCTGCGAGCACCACGCTAGTGACCCTGGTGCGGGAAGGGGCGACCGTGGTTGGCCTGCTCGGCCTGATGTTCTGGCACTCTTGGCAGCTGTCGGTTATTTTTCTGGTGGTTGGCCCGTTGGTGGGGATCATCATTGGCCTGATCAGCCGCCGTTTCCGTAAGATCAGCCGTCACATCCAGCAGGCGGTAGGGGATATCACCACCTCCACCGAGCAGATGCTCAAAGGGCACAAAGAGGTACTGATGTTTGGTGGCCAGAAGGTTGAAGAGAAGCGCTTCTTCCAGGTCAGCAACAACATGCGTCAGCAGACCATGAAGATGGTCGCCGCCGATGCCATCGGCAGCCCGGTGGTGCAGATGGTAGCCTCCATCGCGCTGGCAGCCTTCCTCTACGTCGCGACCATTGACAGCGTCAGATCAACCCTGACTGCCGGTACCTTTACCGTCATGATCACCTCCATGATGATGCTGCTCAAACCGCTTAAGAGCCTGACCGACGTTAACAACCAGTTCCAGCGTGCCATCACCGCTTGCCACAGCCTGTTTGGCCTGCTCGACAGCGAGCCGGAACAGGACAGCGGCACCCGCACTCTGGAGCGTGCCCGTGGCGAGATCGAGTTTCGCAACGTCACCTTCACCTATCCGACCAAAGAGACCCCGGCGCTGCACAACGTCAGCTTCAAGGTCGAGGCAGGTAAGTCGGTGGCGCTGGTGGGCCGTTCCGGCTCCGGCAAGAGCACCATCGCCAGCCTGTTGACCCGCTTCTACGACATCGATCAGGGCGAGATCCTGCTGGACGGCATCAATATCCGCGAATACAAGTTGAGCGAGCTGCGCAAGCAGTACGCGCTGGTCTCCCAGCATGTCCACCTGTTCAACGACTCGGTGGCCAGCAACATCGCCTACGCGGCAGAAGACAAATACAGCCGCGATCAGATCGTGCAGGCCGCCCGCATCGCTCATGCCGACGAGTTCGTTAGCAAGATGCCGCTGGGGTACGACACCGTGGTTGGTGAGAATGGAGCCTCTCTTTCCGGTGGTCAGCGTCAGCGAGTCGCCATCGCCCGCGCCCTGCTGCGCGATGCGCCGGTTCTGCTGCTGGATGAGGCCACCTCGGCCCTCGATACCGAGTCCGAGCGCCACATTCAGGCTGCCATCGACGAGCTTTGCAAGGCCCGTACCTCGCTGGTGATCGCTCACCGCCTCTCCACCATCGAGAAGGCGGACGAGATCCTGGTTATCGACGAAGGCCATATCGTCGAGCGCGGCAACCACGAAGCATTGACGGCGCAGCGCGGCACCTATGCCCAGCTGCGCGCCATTCAGTTTGGTAACCATGCGCAGGGAACCCAGAGCTGA
- a CDS encoding DNA internalization-related competence protein ComEC/Rec2 codes for MDLRLLSFALGASSSLLWPWLPSLAWGGLLLSLLIPLAYCRAWRWLFLLLGILWMQANLAYRLAWLERLGDQTSHMITAQLQSAEPEGDKFVRLLLRVSTLDEQPVTPEPLIRVNAYQALPTMTVGSRIILVTSLKPAHGLANEAGLDGRRQQLGKGITATGNLRRVIDIQQAPAGWRERWMGAATGSWRQLDHAPLLAALTFGEQNGITDAQWELFRGSGLTHIIAISGQHIALVAVLGWWLGRLFGLRGAIITSLLFAAVYSALAGFAVATERALIMVLVWSVLRWSRREWPAWRIWLWAFVVLTLWDPFALYSAGFWLSFLAVAILLLVGYVHDKPGLWQIQLWLLLGLLPLQLALFEGIAPLAMVINLLAVPLFCLAIIPLALIGVLLAPLSTALAYVLFWLADLGLGWVLTILNWLSDQLQLWWPLPGWWLPLCTMLLLLWFAAQWRPARWLWLPGLCALLLALWPTPVRWQLRVLDVGQGLAVLISKGERAILYDTGDRYPGGYNMADAVILPQLSHLGIRVIDRLIISHKDRDHAGNRKRLLSAMPVRRELSSYPFSEGTTLCQRGQQWHWQGLSFTVLWPERPGGARNNDGCVVRISDGERSVLLSADIERQAEQRLVALEGEGLASTLLVSPHHGSRTSSTPPFVAAVAAQEVIHSAGFMNQWGFPRPDVVARYRDARQWITGQQGALLVEPAAAGLSVTAERNQGPWYRRGGEWWRPRLWFEQ; via the coding sequence ATGGATCTGCGTCTGTTGTCGTTTGCCTTGGGGGCAAGCTCCTCACTGCTCTGGCCATGGTTACCTTCACTCGCATGGGGGGGCCTGTTGCTGTCCCTGCTGATCCCCCTTGCATATTGCCGTGCCTGGCGATGGCTGTTTCTCCTGCTCGGCATCCTCTGGATGCAGGCCAATCTTGCCTATCGGCTGGCCTGGCTGGAGCGGTTGGGCGATCAGACGAGCCACATGATAACCGCACAGCTGCAAAGTGCAGAGCCCGAGGGGGATAAATTTGTCCGACTGTTGCTGCGGGTGAGCACCCTAGACGAGCAACCGGTGACACCTGAGCCCCTGATCCGGGTCAATGCCTATCAGGCGTTGCCCACCATGACAGTGGGCAGCCGGATCATCCTGGTGACCTCGTTGAAACCGGCTCATGGCCTTGCCAACGAGGCGGGGCTGGATGGGCGGCGTCAGCAGCTGGGCAAGGGGATCACCGCCACCGGCAATTTGCGCCGGGTGATCGACATTCAACAGGCACCTGCGGGCTGGCGCGAACGCTGGATGGGCGCCGCGACCGGGAGTTGGCGTCAGCTTGACCATGCCCCCTTGCTGGCGGCGCTCACCTTTGGCGAGCAGAACGGCATCACGGATGCCCAGTGGGAGCTGTTTCGCGGCAGCGGTCTGACTCATATCATCGCTATTTCAGGGCAGCACATCGCGCTGGTGGCGGTGCTCGGGTGGTGGTTGGGCAGGCTGTTTGGCCTGCGCGGCGCCATCATCACCTCCCTGCTGTTTGCCGCCGTCTACAGCGCATTGGCGGGGTTTGCGGTGGCCACCGAGCGGGCCCTGATCATGGTGCTGGTGTGGAGTGTGTTGCGCTGGAGCCGGCGAGAGTGGCCTGCCTGGCGCATCTGGCTGTGGGCCTTTGTGGTATTGACCCTCTGGGATCCCTTTGCCCTCTATTCGGCCGGCTTCTGGCTCTCGTTTCTGGCGGTGGCCATTTTGCTGCTGGTGGGATATGTCCACGACAAGCCGGGGCTGTGGCAGATCCAGCTCTGGCTGCTGCTCGGTCTGCTGCCGCTGCAGCTGGCACTGTTCGAGGGGATAGCGCCGTTGGCCATGGTGATCAACCTGCTGGCGGTGCCGCTCTTTTGTCTCGCCATCATTCCGCTGGCGCTGATCGGTGTGCTGCTGGCGCCGCTCTCCACCGCGCTCGCCTATGTCCTGTTCTGGCTGGCAGATCTGGGGCTTGGGTGGGTGCTGACAATCCTGAATTGGCTTTCTGATCAACTGCAACTATGGTGGCCACTGCCCGGCTGGTGGCTGCCGCTCTGCACCATGCTGTTGCTGCTCTGGTTCGCCGCACAGTGGCGCCCGGCACGCTGGCTCTGGCTACCGGGTCTGTGTGCGCTGTTATTGGCGCTCTGGCCAACGCCTGTCCGCTGGCAACTGCGGGTGCTGGATGTGGGGCAGGGGCTGGCGGTGCTGATCAGCAAGGGGGAGCGTGCCATCCTCTATGACACCGGTGATCGCTATCCCGGAGGCTACAATATGGCGGACGCGGTGATCCTGCCCCAGCTGAGCCACCTGGGGATCCGGGTCATCGATCGCCTCATCATCAGCCACAAGGATCGGGATCATGCCGGCAATCGCAAGCGGCTGCTCAGCGCCATGCCGGTGCGCCGCGAGCTCTCCTCTTACCCCTTCAGCGAGGGAACCACCCTTTGCCAACGTGGGCAACAGTGGCACTGGCAGGGGCTCTCGTTTACGGTGCTCTGGCCCGAACGTCCCGGCGGCGCGCGCAATAACGATGGTTGCGTGGTACGTATCAGCGATGGCGAGCGCAGCGTGCTGCTCAGTGCCGATATCGAACGGCAGGCCGAGCAGCGACTGGTGGCGCTGGAGGGGGAGGGGTTGGCCAGCACCTTGCTGGTGAGCCCCCATCATGGCAGTCGCACCTCCTCCACGCCGCCGTTTGTCGCGGCGGTGGCGGCGCAGGAGGTGATCCACAGCGCCGGCTTTATGAATCAGTGGGGCTTTCCCCGTCCCGATGTGGTGGCCCGCTATCGGGATGCCCGCCAGTGGATCACCGGTCAACAAGGGGCGCTGTTGGTCGAGCCTGCAGCCGCGGGATTGAGCGTGACTGCCGAGCGCAATCAGGGCCCCTGGTACCGGCGGGGTGGCGAGTGGTGGCGGCCGCGACTGTGGTTTGAGCAATAA